Proteins encoded by one window of Bauldia sp.:
- a CDS encoding SRPBCC domain-containing protein, with protein MFKWLFGKSEDKAPAAGGTPEIVVVSRKVKAPREQAFAAFVDRFDAWWPRERRVAGGALSIEPSFNGTVSEAGDPVGMVLSFNRPEQIVIAWQIGPDGRREPTESSASRIDVRFVAVDPQTTDVIVVHRDFPRHGEGWQGYRAEMGARTGWPQIVEAYAKAVEGSRQH; from the coding sequence ATGTTCAAATGGCTGTTCGGCAAATCTGAAGACAAGGCGCCCGCCGCCGGCGGCACGCCGGAGATCGTCGTGGTGAGCCGCAAGGTGAAGGCGCCGCGCGAGCAGGCCTTCGCCGCCTTCGTCGATCGCTTCGATGCGTGGTGGCCGCGCGAGCGCCGCGTCGCCGGCGGCGCGCTCAGCATCGAGCCGAGCTTCAACGGCACGGTCAGCGAGGCGGGCGACCCGGTCGGCATGGTGCTCAGCTTCAACCGGCCGGAGCAGATCGTCATCGCCTGGCAGATCGGCCCCGACGGCCGCCGCGAACCGACCGAAAGCAGCGCCAGCCGCATCGACGTGCGCTTCGTCGCCGTCGACCCGCAGACGACCGACGTCATCGTCGTGCATCGCGACTTCCCGCGCCACGGCGAAGGCTGGCAGGGCTACCGCGCCGAGATGGGCGCCAGGACCGGCTGGCCGCAGATCGTCGAGGCCTACGCGAAGGCGGTGGAAGGATCGCGGCAACACTAA
- the alr gene encoding alanine racemase codes for MTEASPTPTRLTIDLAALTANWRAVAAKVATETSAVVKADAYGMGIEFAGAALAKAGCRTFFVATADEGRRLRKAAPAATIYILAGLLPGEGAALVADNLRPVLGSMPEVAEWQAAGAPIGAALHVDTGMNRLGVTPGEALAVDIARTKPSLLMSHLVISEEPDHPLNRRQLDAFRAVRAAMPAVPASLANSAGVYLGRDFHFDLVRPGIALYGASPGPNVAAPMNVVATAEARVLMVREAAPGETVGYGATRRLTRPTRIAVLGVGYADGYHRVSAGDGAHVAIRGRPAPLLGRVSMDLMAVDATDIPGATRGDWAELFGKQVPVDDVAARAGTVGYEFLTGLGKRYERRYLGG; via the coding sequence ATGACCGAAGCATCCCCCACCCCCACGCGCCTGACCATCGACCTCGCCGCGCTCACCGCCAACTGGCGCGCCGTCGCCGCCAAGGTCGCGACCGAAACATCGGCGGTGGTGAAAGCCGACGCCTACGGCATGGGCATCGAGTTCGCCGGCGCGGCGCTGGCCAAAGCCGGCTGCCGCACGTTCTTTGTCGCAACCGCGGACGAAGGCCGCCGCCTGCGGAAGGCCGCGCCGGCCGCCACGATCTACATCCTCGCCGGCCTCCTGCCCGGCGAAGGTGCGGCGCTCGTCGCCGACAACCTCCGCCCGGTCCTCGGCTCGATGCCCGAGGTCGCCGAGTGGCAGGCGGCCGGTGCGCCGATCGGCGCCGCGCTCCACGTCGATACCGGCATGAACCGCCTCGGCGTCACGCCGGGCGAGGCGCTCGCCGTCGACATCGCGCGCACAAAACCGTCGCTGCTGATGAGCCACCTCGTCATCTCCGAGGAGCCCGATCATCCGCTCAACCGCCGCCAGCTCGATGCCTTCCGCGCGGTGCGCGCCGCGATGCCGGCCGTCCCGGCGTCGCTCGCCAATTCCGCCGGCGTCTACCTCGGCCGCGATTTCCATTTCGATCTCGTCCGCCCGGGCATCGCGCTCTACGGCGCCAGCCCCGGCCCCAACGTCGCGGCGCCAATGAACGTCGTCGCCACAGCGGAGGCGCGCGTGCTGATGGTGCGCGAGGCGGCGCCCGGCGAGACGGTCGGCTACGGCGCCACCCGCCGCCTCACGCGCCCAACCAGAATCGCGGTGCTCGGCGTCGGCTATGCCGACGGCTACCACCGCGTCAGCGCCGGCGACGGCGCCCACGTCGCCATCCGCGGCAGGCCGGCGCCGCTGCTCGGCCGCGTCTCGATGGACCTGATGGCGGTCGACGCCACCGACATCCCCGGCGCGACGCGCGGCGACTGGGCCGAGCTGTTCGGCAAGCAAGTGCCGGTCGACGACGTCGCCGCCCGCGCCGGCACCGTCGGCTACGAATTCCTCACCGGCCTCGGCAAGCGCTACGAGCGGCGCTACCTCGGCGGATAG